Proteins from one bacterium genomic window:
- a CDS encoding ATP-binding protein, which produces MIPTVNATREFLEIANDFANPLELVREAISNSYDANASLITVLFDVIQDCGESVLRIRLQDNGEGMDRLGLQAFFDLGNSMSREDPTKIGEKGHGTKVYFNSSRIRVVTYRNGERLEASVDTPFRSLHNGTIPQVKVSAGPSSDSRTGTEIEIIGYNNNRRDRFTHAILKDYILWFTKHGSIEHVFNTSKSNVRLRLQGLDSQTIEEIEVGHPFPGESPSITSLFDTHLAYAPDHYCKRIVRTGTLSDHPEVTFEAVFSIEGSRVKYDNNLMLRRSGYQSPKGAYTVQERYGLWLCKDYIPIQRKNDWIGVKGTEYTRFHAFVNCQDLRLTANRGSIENTPSEKLSDLKNTVRQIYEDIVESNDWRDLDWLESQAGAFRTVEKERRDYGWRVSRINKTNIAVFEGTQLVEPTRESGVFALYILVAQKKPELFPFYVLDYDTHEGIDVIVKSDATTPISQSKLFYVEFKHILTKDFNHSFENVHSIVCWDTQIKHSETVEDITGETRKLMIVQPEKEGDYTKYFLDNEQKARKVEVFVLKSYLKEKLGIDFKPRTTASVL; this is translated from the coding sequence GCGAATCAGTTCTTAGAATTAGATTGCAAGATAATGGTGAGGGTATGGACCGGCTTGGCCTCCAAGCATTTTTTGACTTGGGAAATTCAATGTCAAGAGAAGATCCTACAAAAATCGGAGAAAAGGGGCATGGAACAAAAGTTTACTTTAATAGCTCGCGAATCCGAGTCGTGACCTATAGGAACGGTGAGCGCTTAGAGGCTTCGGTCGATACCCCATTTCGCTCCCTTCACAATGGTACAATTCCACAGGTTAAAGTTTCGGCAGGACCTTCCAGCGATAGTCGAACAGGTACCGAAATAGAGATAATTGGTTACAACAATAACCGCCGCGACAGGTTCACCCATGCAATACTGAAGGACTACATTCTGTGGTTCACCAAACATGGCTCCATTGAGCATGTTTTTAATACTTCAAAATCAAATGTGAGATTAAGACTTCAAGGACTTGATAGTCAAACAATAGAAGAGATTGAAGTTGGTCATCCTTTTCCTGGTGAAAGCCCAAGTATAACTTCCCTTTTTGATACACATTTGGCATACGCCCCTGACCATTACTGTAAGAGAATTGTTCGGACAGGAACACTTTCTGATCATCCGGAAGTAACCTTTGAAGCCGTTTTTAGTATTGAAGGTTCAAGAGTCAAGTATGACAATAACCTAATGCTTCGACGCTCTGGTTATCAATCTCCGAAAGGGGCATATACTGTTCAAGAGAGATACGGCCTTTGGCTATGCAAAGATTATATTCCGATCCAAAGAAAAAACGATTGGATAGGTGTTAAAGGCACTGAATATACTCGTTTTCATGCGTTCGTGAATTGCCAAGACTTGAGACTCACTGCCAACCGTGGTTCAATTGAAAATACTCCTTCTGAGAAACTATCTGATCTAAAAAATACCGTTCGTCAGATTTATGAAGACATAGTCGAAAGCAACGACTGGAGAGACTTGGATTGGCTAGAAAGTCAGGCGGGAGCTTTTCGAACTGTTGAAAAGGAGCGCAGAGATTATGGCTGGAGAGTTTCCCGAATCAATAAGACAAATATTGCTGTGTTTGAGGGGACGCAATTAGTCGAGCCAACGCGAGAGAGTGGCGTCTTTGCTCTCTATATTTTGGTTGCTCAGAAAAAACCAGAACTTTTCCCATTTTACGTATTAGACTATGATACCCATGAAGGCATAGATGTAATCGTAAAATCAGATGCCACAACACCAATTTCACAATCTAAACTGTTCTATGTTGAATTCAAGCATATTTTGACCAAGGACTTTAATCATTCGTTTGAAAATGTCCACTCTATCGTTTGTTGGGATACACAGATTAAGCACAGCGAAACTGTTGAAGACATTACTGGCGAGACCAGAAAACTCATGATTGTTCAACCTGAGAAGGAAGGCGATTACACCAAGTACTTTCTTGACAACGAGCAGAAAGCGCGAAAAGTAGAGGTATTCGTACTCAAGAGTTATTTGAAGGAAAAGCTCGGTATTGATTTCAAGCCCCGAACAACGGCATCAGTTTTGTAA